GGTCTCGTTGAACTGGTGGATGTAGTCCTGTCCGTAGTCGGGAGGCAGTGTGATGCCGGCGAGCACAATTCTCGCGCCGCTGGCTTTGAGCGTGCCGACGATCTTGTCGAGGTTGGCGCGCGAGTCCTCGATGCGCAGGCCACGCAGGCCGTCATTGCCGCCGAATTCGACGACGATGACGGCAGGCTTCATGGCGAGGATAGAGCCGACGCGCTCGAGGCCGTCCTTGGTGGTGTTGCCGCTGATGCCTGCGTTGACGACCCGGTAGCGATAGCCGAGCTTGTCGAGGTCGGCTTGGAGGTAGTCGGGATAGCTCTGTCCAGCTTCAGTTCCGTAGCCTGCGGTGAGGCTGTCGCCGAAGCAGACGATCACGGGGCGCGGGTCTTTCGCGCTGTCTGCTTCGTCTATCGGCTGAGGAGAGGGCGCTGCCGGAGCTGCCGTGGCCGTGGTCGGGCTGGAGTCGATTGATGAGGACTGCTGCGTAGCGCGGTCGGCTCGGCATCCCGTCAGAGTCAAAACACCCGCTACTATAAGGACAGCTCCAAAGCGCCACATAAATACGAATCTACCAAAGCAGGATGCACATCGAAGAGGCGTGATGGTGAATGGGACGGCAGAGACGGCTGTGGCGATGATTGCGGTCGAGGGTCTGCGCAAGTCGATCAGGAACGGCGCGCGCACCGTGGATATCCTCAAGGGATTGGACTTCAGCGTTCCGCGCGGGCAGTTTGTTGCCATCATGGGATCGTCGGGCAGCGGGAAGTCGACGCTGCTGGGCTTGCTCGCGGGGCTGGATACGCCGAGCGCGGGCGAGGTGAGGTTGAACGGCACTTCGATCTCCTATCTGCCGGAGGACCGGCTGGCGCAGGTGCGCGGGAAGACGGTTGGGTTTGTGTTTCAGTCGTATCAGCTGATTCCGACGCTGACGGCGCTGGAGAATGTTCTGCTGCCCTACGAACTGAACGATGACAGCTCGGACAGTAGAGAGGGACTCACGCGGGCTCGCGAGCTGCTGACGAACGTCGGCCTTGCGGACCGGTTCGATCACTATCCGGTGCAGCTCTCGGGCGGTGAGCAGCAGCGTGTGGCGCTGGCTCGGGCGTTCATGTTTCGACCGCCGATTGTGCTGGCGGACGAGCCAACCGGCAACCTGGACACGACGAATGGAGCGCATGTGCTCGAGTTGTTGCTGAACCTGAACCGCAAGGAAGGCACGACGCTGGTGCTGGTGACGCACGACCCGGCACTGGCGGGTTATGCAGACCGGCGCATTATGCTGCGTGATGGATTGATCGTCGCCGATGAGATTGGCGCGAAGGAAGACGCGGCTGAGCTCTCTGTTAGCCGGGACTGAGGCTCGAAACGATGGCATCGCTTTCCTACCGCTCCGCAGCTAAGATCGCGTTTCGCGAGATGCATTCGTCGCGGGGCAAGTTTCTGTTCGTCGTTCTGTCGGTCGCGATCGGCGTGGCTGCGCTGACCGGCGTGCGAGGGTTTTCGTCATCGTTTCGGACGGCGCTGATGAACCGCGCGCGGTCGATTATGGCGGCGGACCTCTCGGCGCGAATGTTTCAGCAGCCAACGCCGGCGCAGCAGAAGGGGCTCGATGCGATTGAGGCTGAGGGCGTCGAGATCACTTCGGTGACGGAGATGCTGTCGATGGCGAGCTCGCCGAAGACGCTCGATCCGCTGTTGGTTTCGTTGAAGGCCGTCGACCCGTCGATGTATCCGTTCTACGGCGAAGTGAAGCTTGCTCCGGCAGGCAGGCTGCAGGATGCGCTGCGCGGGGACTCGGTTGCGGTTGCGGACGATCTGCTGGTGCGATTGCAGTTGAAGGTTGGCGATTCGCTGAAGATTGGCAATCATGTCTTCCGGATCGCTTCAGTGGTTGTGGATGAGCCGGATCGACTCTCGGGCAGCTTTGCCGCGGGACCGAGGGTGATGATCTCGCGCGAGGGGCTGGAGAAG
The Edaphobacter bradus genome window above contains:
- a CDS encoding arylesterase — translated: MTLTGCRADRATQQSSSIDSSPTTATAAPAAPSPQPIDEADSAKDPRPVIVCFGDSLTAGYGTEAGQSYPDYLQADLDKLGYRYRVVNAGISGNTTKDGLERVGSILAMKPAVIVVEFGGNDGLRGLRIEDSRANLDKIVGTLKASGARIVLAGITLPPDYGQDYIHQFNETYTMLATKYQTPMLPFLLQGVFGVDGMMQRDQTHATAAGNQIVARNVLTLVTPLLKK
- a CDS encoding ABC transporter ATP-binding protein, with product MIAVEGLRKSIRNGARTVDILKGLDFSVPRGQFVAIMGSSGSGKSTLLGLLAGLDTPSAGEVRLNGTSISYLPEDRLAQVRGKTVGFVFQSYQLIPTLTALENVLLPYELNDDSSDSREGLTRARELLTNVGLADRFDHYPVQLSGGEQQRVALARAFMFRPPIVLADEPTGNLDTTNGAHVLELLLNLNRKEGTTLVLVTHDPALAGYADRRIMLRDGLIVADEIGAKEDAAELSVSRD